Proteins from a genomic interval of Haemophilus parainfluenzae T3T1:
- the lon gene encoding endopeptidase La produces the protein MNAKRTQQRTLPVLPLRDVVVFPYMVMPLFVGRAKSISALDEAMNEGKQLLLVSQKQADLEEPTVDDVFDVGTIANIIQLLKLPDGTVKVLVEGQQRAKINQLNDGEDHFSAEVTPIETTFGDEKELDVVKAAVLNEFESYLQLNKKIPADVLGALQRIDDADRLADTMAAHIPVTVRHKQSVLELADVQERLEYLLGMMESEADILQVEKRIRGRVKKQMEKSQRNYYLSEQIKAIRKEMDEGESEDTIDEVEQLRQKVEAAGMPADVREKVESELQKLKMMSAMSAEATVVRSYVEWMLQVPWHKRTKVKKDIAKAQQVLDADHYGLERVKERILEYLAVQARLNKIKGPILCLVGPPGVGKTSLGQSIANATGRKYVRMALGGVRDEAEIRGHRKTYIGALPGKLIQKMAKVGVKNPLFLLDEIDKMSSDMRGDPASALLEVLDPEQNTTFNDHYLEVDYDLSDVMFVATSNSMNIPGPLLDRMEVIRLSGYTEDEKLNIAMQHLLQKQIERNGLKKGELTIEENAILDIIRYYTREAGVRGLEREISKICRKAVKNLLVNPKVKSITVNSDNLHDYLGVKRFEFGKADTQNRVGEVTGLAWTEVGGDLLTIETASVVGKGKLTFTGSLGDVMKESIQAAMTVVRARAEKLGINSEFHEKRDIHIHVPDGATPKDGPSAGIAMCTALVSCLTGNPVRADVAMTGEISLRGKVLPIGGLKEKLLAAHRGGIKTVLIPKDNVKDLEEIPDNVKENLAIHAVETIDEVLGLALENPPEGIEFVKVETKAKAPRRKAATKTARAVN, from the coding sequence ATGAACGCCAAAAGAACTCAACAACGTACACTTCCTGTATTGCCATTACGGGATGTCGTCGTTTTCCCTTATATGGTGATGCCACTTTTTGTTGGGCGCGCAAAATCCATTAGCGCCCTTGATGAAGCCATGAATGAGGGCAAACAATTATTATTGGTGTCACAAAAGCAAGCTGATTTAGAAGAACCTACCGTTGATGATGTATTCGATGTCGGGACGATTGCGAATATTATTCAATTATTAAAATTGCCAGACGGCACAGTGAAAGTGTTGGTAGAAGGGCAGCAGCGCGCGAAAATTAATCAATTAAATGATGGTGAAGACCATTTTTCAGCAGAAGTCACGCCGATTGAAACCACGTTTGGTGATGAAAAAGAATTAGATGTGGTGAAGGCAGCCGTTTTAAATGAATTTGAAAGCTATCTTCAACTTAATAAAAAAATCCCTGCAGACGTTTTAGGGGCATTACAACGCATTGATGATGCCGATCGTTTAGCAGATACCATGGCTGCGCATATTCCAGTGACCGTTCGTCATAAACAAAGCGTGTTAGAACTGGCAGATGTGCAAGAGCGTTTGGAATACTTGCTCGGCATGATGGAATCTGAAGCAGATATTCTTCAAGTTGAAAAACGCATCCGCGGCCGTGTGAAAAAACAAATGGAGAAAAGCCAGCGTAACTATTATCTTAGCGAACAAATTAAAGCGATTCGCAAAGAAATGGACGAAGGCGAAAGCGAAGATACCATTGATGAAGTTGAGCAACTTCGTCAAAAGGTTGAAGCTGCAGGTATGCCGGCAGATGTGCGCGAAAAAGTAGAGAGTGAGTTACAAAAACTTAAAATGATGTCAGCGATGTCTGCGGAAGCAACGGTGGTGCGTAGCTATGTTGAGTGGATGCTTCAAGTACCATGGCATAAACGTACTAAAGTGAAGAAAGATATCGCAAAAGCACAACAGGTTTTAGATGCAGATCACTATGGTTTAGAACGTGTAAAAGAACGCATTTTAGAATACCTTGCAGTGCAAGCACGTCTAAACAAAATCAAAGGTCCAATTCTTTGTTTAGTAGGGCCGCCAGGGGTGGGTAAAACCTCACTGGGTCAATCTATTGCCAATGCAACAGGTCGTAAATATGTGCGTATGGCATTAGGTGGGGTACGTGATGAAGCAGAAATCCGTGGTCACCGTAAAACTTATATTGGTGCATTACCGGGTAAATTGATTCAAAAAATGGCAAAAGTTGGCGTGAAAAACCCACTCTTCTTGCTTGATGAGATCGATAAAATGTCTTCGGATATGCGTGGTGATCCTGCGTCAGCCTTGTTAGAAGTGCTTGATCCAGAACAAAATACCACCTTCAATGATCACTATCTTGAAGTGGACTACGATTTGTCTGATGTGATGTTTGTGGCAACCTCAAACTCCATGAATATTCCTGGTCCATTGTTAGATCGTATGGAAGTCATTCGTCTTTCTGGTTATACCGAAGATGAGAAACTCAATATTGCGATGCAACATTTGTTACAAAAACAAATTGAACGTAATGGATTGAAAAAAGGCGAATTAACCATCGAAGAAAATGCCATTTTAGATATTATCCGTTATTACACCCGTGAAGCCGGTGTGCGTGGATTAGAGCGTGAGATTTCTAAAATCTGTCGTAAAGCGGTGAAGAATTTATTGGTCAATCCAAAAGTAAAATCCATTACCGTTAATTCAGACAACTTGCATGACTATCTTGGTGTGAAACGTTTTGAATTTGGCAAAGCGGATACGCAAAACCGTGTGGGCGAAGTAACAGGCCTTGCGTGGACTGAAGTGGGCGGTGACTTACTGACCATTGAAACTGCTTCAGTAGTAGGTAAAGGTAAATTAACCTTCACTGGTTCATTAGGCGATGTGATGAAAGAATCTATCCAAGCAGCGATGACCGTAGTCCGTGCACGTGCGGAGAAATTGGGTATCAATTCTGAATTCCATGAAAAACGTGATATTCACATTCACGTACCAGATGGTGCTACACCAAAAGATGGCCCAAGTGCAGGTATCGCAATGTGTACTGCATTGGTTTCTTGCTTAACGGGTAACCCAGTGCGTGCTGATGTCGCGATGACTGGTGAAATCAGCCTACGCGGTAAAGTATTACCAATTGGCGGATTGAAAGAAAAATTACTTGCGGCACATCGTGGTGGCATTAAAACTGTATTGATTCCAAAAGATAACGTGAAAGATTTGGAAGAAATTCCAGATAACGTGAAAGAAAATCTTGCGATTCATGCGGTAGAAACCATTGATGAAGTGTTAGGCTTAGCGTTAGAGAATCCACCAGAAGGCATTGAATTCGTGAAAGTGGAAACGAAAGCGAAAGCACCACGCCGTAAAGCTGCGACTAAAACAGCAAGAGCGGTCAATTAA
- a CDS encoding VirK/YbjX family protein, protein MTAKQTITFATFQELLPDSCNHPLKKQLRDKARYYGRKFLFKKQCDALVDFLNTHQTWIPLFQQNPYRFNALLATYCDKRFSATDRLNAITNNLLMLEEKMGVEFCKKLLQEKSLLLAQLTDQLGIYFNINQIDPFEGYFSINLKDNDGRSIYDASFTFLKPNKLLIASIQGPSYEEAQEAVKQATKELHGVRPMFMLMNVFRLLAEKWQCELIGIPHTSQGKYRLSARSKILFNYDEFWQENQGQLNGQYWQLPLESARKPLEEIASKKRSMYRKRYEMLDEMSKDISNFESKHG, encoded by the coding sequence ATGACAGCAAAACAAACTATTACTTTCGCGACCTTTCAAGAATTACTACCCGATTCTTGTAATCATCCATTAAAAAAACAATTAAGGGATAAAGCCCGTTATTACGGACGCAAATTTTTATTTAAAAAACAATGTGATGCTCTGGTTGATTTCTTAAATACTCATCAAACCTGGATTCCGCTTTTTCAACAAAATCCATATCGTTTTAATGCATTACTTGCGACCTATTGTGACAAACGTTTTTCTGCTACAGATCGACTCAATGCCATTACCAATAATCTGTTAATGCTTGAAGAAAAAATGGGCGTTGAATTTTGTAAGAAATTGCTACAAGAAAAATCCCTTTTATTAGCACAATTAACGGATCAACTTGGTATCTATTTCAATATCAACCAGATTGACCCTTTTGAAGGTTATTTTTCCATTAACTTAAAAGACAATGATGGGCGTAGCATTTATGATGCTTCTTTCACCTTCTTAAAGCCAAATAAATTACTTATCGCCTCAATTCAAGGCCCTTCTTATGAAGAGGCGCAAGAAGCTGTGAAACAAGCCACAAAAGAATTACACGGTGTTCGTCCAATGTTTATGTTGATGAATGTTTTCCGCTTGTTAGCTGAAAAATGGCAATGTGAATTAATCGGTATCCCTCACACTTCACAAGGTAAATACCGTTTATCTGCTCGCAGTAAAATCCTATTCAATTATGATGAATTCTGGCAAGAAAACCAAGGGCAATTAAATGGTCAATATTGGCAATTACCGCTTGAAAGCGCCCGCAAACCATTGGAAGAAATCGCCAGTAAAAAACGTTCTATGTACCGAAAACGTTATGAAATGTTGGATGAAATGTCCAAGGATATTTCAAATTTTGAAAGTAAACACGGTTAA